One window of the Nothobranchius furzeri strain GRZ-AD chromosome 3, NfurGRZ-RIMD1, whole genome shotgun sequence genome contains the following:
- the LOC107385789 gene encoding caM kinase-like vesicle-associated protein, whose translation MPFGCLTVGEKKDYHNPSDVTDKYDLGPIVKSEEFCEIFRAKDKTAMKMYTCKKFLKRDGRKVRKAAKNEILILKMVKHPNILQLVDVFETKKEYFLFLELATGREVFDWILDQGYYSERDTSNVVRQVLEAVAYLHSLHIVHRNLKLENLVYYNRLKHSKIVISDFHLAKLENGLIKDPCGTPEYLAPEVVGRQRYGRPVDCWATGVIMYILLSGNPPFYDETDDDDYENHDKNLFRKILAGDYEFDSPYWDEISDSAKNLVARLMEVDQDQRLTAQEAINHEWISGGAASDKNIKENVCAQIEKNFARAKWKKAVRVTTIMKRLRAPEQSESRPAGPAADSPADAVADPAAPSSAAAGGEVSLHVPEAGSTVAASTQEQQQPNPDAHGAEPASRCNGEASAALHSAAEATNEQG comes from the exons ATGCCATTTGGCTGTTTGACAGTTGGGGAGAAGAAGGATTACCACAATCCTTCGGATGTGACAGATAAATATGATCTGGGTCCAATAGTTAAATC GGAGGAGTTCTGTGAAATATTCAGGGCCAAGGACAAGACTGCAATGAAAATGTATACATGTAAAAAGTTCCTGAAAAGGGACGGGAGAAAAGTCCGCAAGGCCGCTAAAAATGAGATCCTCATCCTGAAGAT GGTGAAGCATCCCAATATCCTCCAACTGGTTGACGTATTTGAGACCAAGAAGGAGTACTTCCTCTTCCTTGAACT TGCAACTGGGAGAGAGGTGTTTGACTGGATCCTGGATCAAGGCTATTATTCAGAGAGAGATACCAGCAATGTGGTCCGCCAAGTACTCGAGGCCGTTGCATATCTACACTCACTGCACATTGTCCACAGAAACCTGAAG TTAGAGAACTTGGTGTACTACAACCGCCTGAAGCACTCCAAAATCGTCATCAGTGACTTTCATCTGGCCAAGCTGGAGAACGGACTGATCAAAGACCCCTGTGGGACCCCAGAGTATTTGG CTCCAGAGGTGGTTGGCAGACAGCGATACGGCCGACCCGTGGACTGCTGGGCAACAGGGGTCATCATGTACATACT TCTGTCAGGCAACCCTCCTTTCTATGATGAAaccgatgatgatgattatgaaaaCCATGACAAGAATCTGTTCCGAAAGATCCTTGCGGGAGATTATGAGTTTGATTCCCCATACTGGGATGAGATCTCTGATTCAG CGAAGAATCTGGTTGCTCGTTTGATGGAGGTGGATCAAGACCAGAGACTGACAGCTCAAGAAGCCATAAACCATGAGTG GATCTCCGGTGGGGCAGCTTCAGATAAGAACATCAAGGAAAATGTGTGTGCACAAATAGAGAAGAACTTTGCCAGAGCCAAATGGAAG AAAGCTGTTCGAGTCACCACCATAATGAAGAGGCTAAGAGCACCTGAGCAGAGCGAGTCCAGGCCCGCTGGCCCTGCAGCGGACTCCCCAGCAGATGCTGTGGCGGACCCGGCTGCACCTTCATCAGCGGCTGCTGGAGGAGAGGTGAGTCTCCATGTTCCTGAGGCCGGCTCAACGGTGGCAGCCTCAACCCAGGAGCAACAGCAGCCAAATCCAGATGCCCATGGAGCCGAGCCTGCATCCCGCTGCAACGGTGAAGCATCTGCTGCTCTTCACTCTGCTGCAGAGGCAACTAATGAGCAAGGCTAA